The following coding sequences are from one Armatimonadota bacterium window:
- a CDS encoding IclR family transcriptional regulator has protein sequence MSPASTAGVKLRGGARRSQGIVPSVLRAIRILEAVGSAAHPPTLGELARILGIPKSSLHDLCTTLLQERLLERTDGGGFRIGVRVLDFYRAYDAATHLGTEFHRVCEELVPRHEETIVLSVLDGREVVYVACRNGTQPIAVNYRIGLRLPAHTTATGKAILSTLREEEVRALFSGQPLVRPTRRSIGQVEELLEELRTTRARGYSVDDEETVEGMCCVGAPLCVSGDVRAGVAFSMVKARTRRDRLQDLGGKIRHLATVLSERLGGRVPVCRPRG, from the coding sequence GTGAGTCCGGCGAGCACCGCAGGGGTCAAGCTCCGGGGGGGCGCGCGGCGGAGCCAGGGAATCGTTCCCTCCGTCCTTCGGGCCATCCGGATCCTGGAGGCCGTGGGCAGCGCCGCGCACCCCCCGACCCTGGGAGAACTCGCGCGGATCCTGGGAATCCCCAAGAGCAGCCTACACGATCTCTGCACCACCCTCCTGCAGGAGCGCCTGCTGGAGCGCACGGACGGAGGGGGCTTCCGGATCGGGGTGCGGGTGTTGGACTTCTACAGGGCGTACGACGCCGCCACCCACCTGGGCACGGAGTTCCACCGGGTATGCGAGGAGCTGGTTCCCCGACACGAGGAGACCATTGTGCTCTCCGTGCTGGATGGACGGGAGGTGGTGTACGTGGCCTGCCGGAACGGCACCCAGCCCATCGCGGTGAACTACCGGATCGGCCTGCGCCTTCCGGCCCACACCACAGCCACGGGAAAGGCCATTCTGAGCACCCTCCGGGAGGAGGAGGTGCGCGCCCTGTTCTCCGGCCAGCCCCTGGTACGCCCCACCCGGCGCAGCATCGGGCAGGTGGAGGAACTCCTCGAGGAGCTGCGAACGACCCGGGCCCGGGGATACTCCGTGGACGACGAGGAGACGGTGGAAGGGATGTGCTGCGTGGGAGCTCCCCTGTGCGTATCCGGAGACGTACGCGCGGGAGTCGCCTTCAGCATGGTGAAGGCCAGAACCCGGCGGGATCGCCTCCAGGATCTCGGCGGGAAAATCCGACACCTCGCCACCGTGCTGTCCGAACGGCTGGGAGGACGGGTTCCGGTCTGCCGTCCGCGGGGATAA